Proteins from one Paenibacillus amylolyticus genomic window:
- a CDS encoding sugar ABC transporter permease codes for MKTRNNPLRLALSYVLLVMIAVVSIYPVLWIFLSSLRPGAALFSERLWPEAFTLAHYGELFNNPSFMYGRWYMNTLKIAFFTMIFSTLMVTLGMYALSRFRFRGRKTILSTMLILGMFPSFMSMIAIYIILLQVKLLDTHAALILVYSSGAVLGGFIVKGFFDTIPRSLDEAARMDGASHLRVFTSIILPLSKPMLTYVALTSFTGAWMDFIFARLVLRTKENWTLAVGMWDLVNRYQDSNFTMFAAGAVLIAIPITLLFVFLQRFLVQGLTAGASKG; via the coding sequence ATGAAGACTCGTAATAATCCGCTGCGTCTGGCCCTGAGTTATGTGTTGCTGGTGATGATCGCCGTTGTCTCCATCTATCCGGTACTCTGGATCTTTCTTTCTTCCCTGAGACCCGGTGCGGCATTGTTCAGTGAGCGATTATGGCCCGAAGCTTTCACGCTTGCCCATTACGGCGAGCTATTCAATAACCCGTCCTTTATGTATGGCAGATGGTATATGAATACATTGAAAATAGCCTTTTTCACAATGATTTTCTCCACGCTGATGGTGACACTCGGGATGTATGCGTTATCCCGTTTCCGGTTCCGTGGACGTAAAACGATTCTCTCCACCATGCTGATCCTTGGCATGTTCCCAAGCTTTATGAGCATGATTGCAATCTATATCATTTTGCTGCAAGTTAAATTGCTTGATACCCATGCTGCGCTCATCCTGGTCTATTCTTCAGGAGCGGTACTGGGCGGCTTTATCGTCAAAGGGTTCTTTGACACCATCCCGCGCAGTCTGGATGAAGCTGCACGCATGGATGGTGCGAGTCACCTGCGGGTATTCACCAGCATCATCCTGCCCTTATCCAAGCCGATGCTGACCTATGTGGCGTTGACCAGCTTTACCGGTGCATGGATGGACTTTATCTTCGCCCGGCTGGTGTTGCGGACGAAGGAGAACTGGACGCTTGCAGTAGGCATGTGGGATCTGGTCAACCGGTATCAGGACAGTAACTTTACAATGTTCGCCGCGGGTGCAGTTCTGATCGCCATTCCAATTACGCTGCTGTTTGTGTTCCTGCAACGATTCCTTGTTCAAGGTCTGACAGCAGGAGCTTCCAAAGGGTAA
- a CDS encoding alpha-amylase family glycosyl hydrolase yields MFQMAKRVLLSTTLTLSLLAGGALPYMPASAIHADADTAVTNKQNFSTDVIYQIFTDRFLDGNPSNNPTGAAYDATCSNLKLYCGGDWQGLINKINDNYFSDLGVTALWISQPVENIFATINYGGVINTAYHGYWARDFKKTNPYFGTMADFQNLISTAHAKGIKIVIDFAPNHTSPAMETDTSFAENGKLYDNGNLVGGYTNDTNGYFHHNGGSDFSSLENGIYKNLYDLADLNHNNSTIDQYFKDAIKLWLDMGVDGIRVDAVKHMPLGWQKSWMSSIYAHKPVFTFGEWFLGSAASDADNTEFANESGMSLLDFRFNSAVRNVFRDNTSNMYALDSMITGTAADYNQVNDQVTFIDNHDMDRFKTSAVNNRRLEQALAFTLTSRGVPAIYYGTEQYLTGNGDPDNRAKMPSFSKTTTAFNVISKLAPLRKSNPAIAYGSTQQRWINNDVYIYERKFGKSVAVVAVNRNLSTPASIANLSTSLPTGNYTDVLGGALNGNNIISTNGTVSSFTLAAGATAVWQYTTSETTPTIGHVGPVMGKPGNVVTISGRGFGSTKGTVYFGTTAVTGAAITSWEDTQIKVTIPAVAAGNYAVKVAANGVNSNAYNNFTILTGDQVTVRFVINNASTTLGQNIYLTGNVAELGNWSTGTTAIGPAFNQVIHAYPTWYYDVSVPAGKQLEFKFFKKNGATITWEGGSNHTFTTPASGTATVNVNWQ; encoded by the coding sequence ATGTTTCAAATGGCCAAACGCGTACTCCTCAGCACTACACTGACCCTCAGTTTACTTGCAGGGGGCGCACTTCCCTATATGCCTGCTTCCGCGATCCATGCCGATGCGGATACCGCGGTTACCAACAAGCAGAACTTCAGTACAGACGTCATCTATCAGATTTTTACGGACCGTTTCCTGGACGGCAATCCTTCCAACAATCCCACCGGAGCTGCCTACGATGCCACTTGCAGTAACCTGAAGTTATATTGCGGAGGCGACTGGCAGGGTCTGATCAACAAAATTAACGATAACTATTTCAGCGATCTGGGCGTTACGGCATTGTGGATCTCCCAGCCAGTTGAGAACATATTCGCCACGATCAACTATGGCGGTGTGATCAACACGGCGTATCACGGTTACTGGGCACGTGATTTCAAGAAGACCAATCCTTACTTCGGAACCATGGCTGATTTTCAAAATCTGATTTCCACCGCTCATGCCAAAGGCATCAAGATCGTCATTGACTTTGCACCGAACCATACGTCTCCTGCCATGGAAACCGATACGTCCTTTGCTGAGAATGGCAAGTTGTACGATAATGGTAATCTGGTTGGCGGATACACGAATGATACAAATGGCTATTTCCATCACAACGGCGGCTCCGATTTTTCCTCCCTGGAAAATGGTATCTACAAAAACCTCTATGACCTCGCAGACTTGAATCATAATAACAGTACGATTGACCAATATTTCAAGGATGCAATCAAGCTATGGCTTGATATGGGCGTGGACGGCATTCGTGTTGATGCGGTGAAACATATGCCTCTCGGCTGGCAAAAGAGCTGGATGTCCTCCATCTATGCACATAAACCTGTATTCACCTTTGGTGAATGGTTCCTGGGATCTGCTGCATCCGATGCGGATAACACGGAATTTGCCAATGAATCCGGGATGAGCCTGCTTGATTTCCGCTTTAACTCTGCCGTACGGAACGTCTTCCGGGATAACACATCCAACATGTATGCCCTCGATTCGATGATTACAGGAACGGCAGCAGATTACAATCAGGTGAATGACCAAGTTACGTTTATCGACAACCATGATATGGATCGGTTCAAAACAAGTGCCGTCAACAACCGTCGTCTGGAACAGGCGCTGGCCTTCACGCTGACTTCACGCGGTGTACCTGCCATCTATTATGGTACCGAACAGTATCTGACAGGTAACGGTGACCCGGACAATCGGGCCAAAATGCCTTCTTTCTCCAAAACAACAACGGCCTTCAACGTCATCAGCAAGCTGGCGCCTCTTCGCAAATCCAATCCGGCGATTGCCTACGGCTCCACGCAGCAACGCTGGATCAATAATGACGTGTATATCTATGAACGCAAATTTGGCAAAAGTGTAGCTGTTGTTGCGGTGAACCGTAATCTCTCCACACCAGCGAGTATCGCGAATCTGAGCACTTCACTGCCAACAGGCAACTACACCGATGTACTTGGCGGCGCATTGAACGGTAATAACATCATTTCCACCAATGGTACCGTCTCTTCATTCACGCTTGCTGCCGGGGCAACCGCGGTCTGGCAGTATACAACAAGCGAAACAACACCAACGATTGGACATGTAGGTCCGGTGATGGGCAAACCAGGTAATGTTGTTACGATTAGTGGACGTGGATTTGGCTCCACCAAAGGTACCGTATACTTCGGTACAACAGCCGTTACTGGTGCAGCCATTACATCCTGGGAAGATACACAGATCAAAGTGACGATCCCGGCTGTTGCCGCAGGCAATTATGCTGTGAAAGTAGCTGCGAATGGCGTCAACAGCAATGCCTATAACAACTTCACCATCCTTACAGGTGATCAGGTTACTGTACGATTCGTCATTAACAACGCTTCCACCACACTGGGGCAGAACATCTATCTGACAGGTAATGTGGCAGAACTAGGCAACTGGAGTACGGGTACAACAGCTATTGGACCTGCATTCAATCAGGTTATCCACGCCTACCCAACTTGGTACTATGATGTGAGCGTTCCTGCCGGAAAACAACTGGAGTTCAAATTTTTCAAGAAAAATGGGGCAACCATTACGTGGGAAGGTGGTTCCAACCACACATTTACCACACCAGCCAGCGGTACAGCGACTGTAAATGTAAACTGGCAATAG
- a CDS encoding MFS transporter yields the protein MGMNPSSEPEVMGYQGGQAALQNAKTPQTLWRNVTFRRILYGYGISVFGDCFNGIAISLWVLQTTGSAKSMAAVQICNMAVSFLFGSVAGTVADRLDRRKLMLASDVFRGVMAVLIAISLFVWHVPFPVVLLLLSLSMFSSLFQAPAFHASVASMVGREHIQQATGTIHMVDNLARISGLAAAGVAVAAFGGFVAILTTGATFLLSAICVLMAGRFPEVQRSVHQQTTFAQEWRSSFGYIYRNRLIRSIVLLNPVLILFFMSAMMLVQVMAVKVWEANPVQFGLIETCIPLGYMMGSALLIASGKRLKRRGRWVFIGLIVLGPLYILLANVSSPIMALPLIVSGGAMFACCTMLTQIMLRTAVPDELQGRVYGVVGTITSTAPILGLTVVSVLADQWGSFCAARRGHIAVGHRYSGSHNIEVDSNLSIKRSREYA from the coding sequence ATGGGCATGAACCCGTCCAGTGAGCCCGAGGTTATGGGATATCAAGGAGGACAAGCTGCATTGCAAAATGCCAAGACGCCGCAGACACTTTGGCGTAATGTTACCTTCCGGAGGATATTATACGGCTACGGCATCTCGGTCTTTGGAGATTGTTTCAATGGAATTGCAATCAGTCTGTGGGTATTACAGACCACAGGCAGTGCGAAGAGCATGGCCGCTGTACAGATCTGTAATATGGCTGTCAGCTTCCTCTTTGGATCGGTGGCGGGCACGGTTGCAGATCGATTGGATCGCAGGAAGCTGATGCTGGCTTCGGATGTCTTTCGCGGTGTAATGGCTGTACTCATTGCGATTAGCTTATTCGTTTGGCATGTGCCATTCCCGGTGGTGCTGCTGTTGCTCTCCCTATCCATGTTTTCAAGTCTGTTTCAGGCACCTGCATTCCATGCCTCTGTAGCAAGCATGGTTGGCAGAGAACATATTCAGCAAGCGACTGGAACCATTCACATGGTGGATAATCTTGCCCGGATTAGCGGACTAGCCGCGGCAGGCGTTGCTGTTGCTGCATTTGGTGGATTCGTCGCCATATTAACCACAGGCGCAACCTTTCTGTTGTCCGCAATCTGTGTGCTGATGGCGGGGCGTTTTCCAGAGGTGCAGCGATCCGTTCATCAGCAGACCACATTTGCTCAGGAATGGCGTAGTTCGTTTGGCTATATCTATCGGAATCGTCTGATTCGATCCATTGTATTGCTCAATCCGGTGCTAATCTTGTTTTTCATGTCAGCCATGATGCTGGTTCAAGTGATGGCAGTTAAGGTATGGGAGGCGAATCCGGTACAGTTTGGATTAATTGAGACCTGTATTCCACTTGGATATATGATGGGCTCTGCACTGCTGATTGCTTCGGGAAAACGATTGAAGCGAAGAGGAAGATGGGTATTTATCGGTCTGATTGTTTTAGGCCCACTCTATATTCTTTTGGCGAATGTATCCTCACCAATCATGGCGTTGCCGTTAATCGTGAGCGGAGGAGCGATGTTCGCCTGCTGTACGATGCTCACCCAGATTATGCTGAGGACAGCCGTACCGGACGAGCTACAAGGAAGGGTCTATGGCGTCGTTGGAACAATCACCAGTACAGCGCCTATTCTGGGATTGACGGTTGTCTCCGTATTGGCAGATCAGTGGGGCAGCTTCTGTGCTGCAAGGCGTGGGCATATTGCTGTTGGCCACAGGTATTCTGGCAGCCACAACATTGAAGTCGATTCGAACCTATCAATAAAACGTAGTAGGGAGTATGCATGA